A region of the Corynebacterium falsenii genome:
GACATCGTTGCGGAAACCGGCTTCATTGTGGTGTTGGCCGTGCTCATCGGGGAGGACGTCTACTACGTGGATTACGCCTGCTCGGATCCGGCTTTTGAATACTTGGCGCAGAACCGGCTGAAGCGCCACCCGCTGGAGACTTCAGCGGGGTGGGTGCTGCTGTCTGGCCTGGACGTGCCCACGGCATGGAACTATCTCGCCGCCGCGGAGGGGAAACAGGAGCTTGTCGACCGATTCCAAAGGGAATATCCCACTCTTCGACAGACCGGCGAGTGTGTGGCGCCTGGGGTGGCGTCGAACGGGGCGGATGGCGTGGCCGTTGCGGTGCGCGACAGGAGCGCCGACCGGAGCGCAGCTAGAAGCGCAGGAACGGGCGCCGGTGCAAGCATCGAGGGCACGGCCGTGGCAGCGGTCAGTGTCATCGCGACCACCGAGGAGATCAGCGCGAATGCAGAACACATCATCGGCGTGCTCCGCAAGCACGCGCACCGTTGGAACTCTTAGGAGCTCGAGGGCTCTTAGAGGTTGATCTGGCCGTTGGCGATGAACACCAGCGCCAAGATGGCCGATGCCACGATGAGGGTGGAGATCACCCACTCGAAGGCGTTGAAGATGCGCTCGCTGGCGCTGATGCGCGTGAAAACGTACACAATCATGCCGGGCACGATGAGCAGCGTGCCGAGCAGCACGAACTGCAGCTCGGCGGCGTACAGCAGCCACAGCGAGTAACCGAAGGCCACCGCGGAGATGAGCAGGTGCACGCGGTTGGTGGAGCGGGGAACCTCGGGGCCGGTGAGGTCGAACTTCCGGCCGGCGTCTGGGTGCGAGATGCCGCGCCCGCGGGTGGCGAGGAACAGCAGGTACAGGCTGGCGAACACGTAGGGCACCAGGTACAGCGACGTGGCGAGCTGCACCATCGTGGTGTACGTGGACTGGTTGAGGTAGAACACCACGATGAAGATCTGGATGACCACCGCGGAGACGAACTGCGAGACGTACGGCGCGCCCATAGAGTTGGTGCGCCCGATGATCTTCGGAAGCAGCCCATCCTGAGCCATGAGGCTGATCGGCTCCGCGCAGAGCATCTGCCACGACACGTAGGCGCCGAGCACGGAGATGCACAGGCCGATGGAGATCAGTCCGCCGCCCCACGGGCCGACTACCTGCTGCAGCACCGCGCCCATGGAGTTATCGCCCATGGCCGCAAGCTCCTCGCGCGGCACCACGCCATAGGAGAGGAAGCTCACGGAGATCAGCAGGAAGAATACGGACACGAAGCCCAGGAACGTGGCGATGGAGACGTCCTTACGGTGCCGTGCGCGCTTGGAGTACGTGCTGGCACCCTCTACGCCGATGAAGGCCCACACGGTGAACAGCATCATGCCCTTGACCTGGTCGGTGACGGACATGGCGGTGTCCTGATTTTCGCCGAAGGTGGCGGCGCGGCCCCAGAAGTCAGAGGTAAACACTTCCGTGTTGAAGCCCAGGAAAGCCACGAGCACAAGGAATGCCACGATGGGCAGGATCTTTGCCACCGTGGTGATCACGTTCATGATGGCGGCCTGGCGAATACCGCGGGAGAGGATCACGAAGATGCCCCAGGTCAGCGCGGATACGCAGATGGCCTGGATGAGCGGCTGGTCGCCGTTGAAGACGGGGAAGAAGAAGCCCAGGGAGCTGAAGAACAGCGTGGCGTAGCCGACCTGCGCGATGATCGTGCCCAGCCAGTAACCCCACGCGGAGGCGAAGCCCACGAAGTCGCCGAGCCCGGCGCGCACGTAGGCGTACACGCCGGAGTCCAGGTGCGGCTTGCGCAGGGCGAGCGCCTGGAAGACGTAGGCGATGC
Encoded here:
- a CDS encoding IclR family transcriptional regulator → MFPFPEDPTPARPNHRTVDRIAGILEFVAREREPQSLTKIAQAVGAPVSSVQSLVNGLTATGYLKEQGKAYRLGLAPYFLTALAGQQLVTTVTHEMLEDIVAETGFIVVLAVLIGEDVYYVDYACSDPAFEYLAQNRLKRHPLETSAGWVLLSGLDVPTAWNYLAAAEGKQELVDRFQREYPTLRQTGECVAPGVASNGADGVAVAVRDRSADRSAARSAGTGAGASIEGTAVAAVSVIATTEEISANAEHIIGVLRKHAHRWNS
- a CDS encoding basic amino acid/polyamine antiporter codes for the protein MRMGTLVSLIIGSTVGAGIFALPQNIASVASPGAALIGWLITGVGMLCIAYVFQALALRKPHLDSGVYAYVRAGLGDFVGFASAWGYWLGTIIAQVGYATLFFSSLGFFFPVFNGDQPLIQAICVSALTWGIFVILSRGIRQAAIMNVITTVAKILPIVAFLVLVAFLGFNTEVFTSDFWGRAATFGENQDTAMSVTDQVKGMMLFTVWAFIGVEGASTYSKRARHRKDVSIATFLGFVSVFFLLISVSFLSYGVVPREELAAMGDNSMGAVLQQVVGPWGGGLISIGLCISVLGAYVSWQMLCAEPISLMAQDGLLPKIIGRTNSMGAPYVSQFVSAVVIQIFIVVFYLNQSTYTTMVQLATSLYLVPYVFASLYLLFLATRGRGISHPDAGRKFDLTGPEVPRSTNRVHLLISAVAFGYSLWLLYAAELQFVLLGTLLIVPGMIVYVFTRISASERIFNAFEWVISTLIVASAILALVFIANGQINL